Genomic segment of Leopardus geoffroyi isolate Oge1 chromosome B2, O.geoffroyi_Oge1_pat1.0, whole genome shotgun sequence:
TCACTTCACTGCTCTAACCCCCTGTAAGACAGCCAAACCAGCAAACCTGCTATGAGGAGAATGCATATTCTACAAAGTCAGCTTGTTGTTCAAATATCAATGCCATGTTTTAGGTTGAGTGGTTACTTTTAAATAGGTCTAGAAGGCTTTCCAGAAGTTTCCAGGCTTGTAAATATTGGGGACTTAAATTCCTTATGTCAACAAATAGACTATTACACATACATAGACTATTTTCCCTTAGGAAAATCAGAATATTTCATACATGATGTGGTCCACACAGGATCCCTCTACACACATAGCATTTGTCTAGAGTGAAGACCTTCTTGGAAAGATGCTACTTCCAgtgcttattttatatttggtgtaagattggagttaattttttaacTGCAGATTTAGTTGATTTCAAAAGGTATACTTTCCTTCATGCAACTACATTGAAAGGttcatttcatgttattttaacaATGAGTTTAAAAATCAGATAACACTCTATTGAAATATTATGGTTATGATTTGGCCATTTAATTAGACATTCAATCACAATGTAAACAACTACTGATAATTCACGAAACATACCTTTTCAAAGGTTTGTGCTCTTCAAAGAAAGCTAGGTCataaaatgtattatgttaaaTCAGTATTGCTATCTTTTGCCTATAAACCCTATCAATTGTCTTTGTCTGTTTCTAAATCTGTAtccctattttaaaatacaatctttCAGGATAGATACTGGAATTAAGCTCGGTTTTTCTGCCAGTTTTCTTTGacaccttctctctttcccctaaaGCATGATAATGATTCTCTTTAAGGATGGgcgaaaagaattttaaattattcttatctgagcactgggtattttttccagtgagtatttattgagtatactTATGCacttacattaaaagaaatcatcTTTTGTTGTTATAAGCTccacaagaagagaaaatgtcCAGTGGAGCACCTAACTCCTAGAAGGCATGCtcataaataatgagaaaactaggaaaatttattattgagagaacaAAATAACTTCTCCTGTATTCTGTACTGAcgaatatatatttaatagttaAAAGAATTTGGGTTAGGGAAAATGCTTGATTTcactttttggggaaaaaatgcaggTTATCATTATAAAGGAAAGTTAACACTCCATTGTATTGCAACACAACCTGTAATGACAATATTCCAAAAGCATTCTCAGACTAAACCTTTAACattaataatttatcaaaattatacACGTCACTAACACATCCCAACAAAGAAGATTATGTAAGTAAGCCATCTTGGCATCAGTGATACTGAACATAGCAGCTATTTTCAATCCTTCATTAAAATTAGATCAAGATGTACTTGCGTTATGTGTTACTGTTTCTGTAAGGAAGATTTACATTAGTTTAAGAGTTACTTTGGTTGtaagtgacattttcttttcctttgccagAAGTTAGAGACCACTACTCCCCCACTGCCCTCCACACAAAAGTTTTCAGTAGAAAGAAGCAATACAGAAAAACAGTGACAACAAAACACCTGCCCTGTTTACTCTCTCGTGTGTATAATAAGAGCCTTGTTCTCCCCCTAAATTGAGTCAGAGATGGGATGAAGGGATCGCTGGAGGCACCTGCCACTTTACCCTCAGGCTTGGTTCTCTGTCCCCAGCCTGGCTCCTACTACTCCAAATGGTGCAGCAAAGTAGATCAGTTTTAAGAAGTGTTTTTAAGCAAAGGATAGTTTATTTCTCACTAAAAAAACCCTCTCAAACCCTCAAATATTACTGTTTGAAAACATCAGACTTAAAAGTTACTTATCAGCAGGCTGAAAGGTGAATCCATGCGCCTGTAAATATATCCTGGCCTACTGGTTCATAATTCGTGTACCACGCTGAGGCCCAAGGAAAATCTCAAACCGAGATGTATTTAGAAAACGGGAAGACACCACAGATCATGTAGCTCTAGCCTCATGTATCACCGATGAGGAGATCTAAGTGGttaagtcacttgtccaaggtcacgcaGAGCCAGTTACAGGCAGGGCTGGTGCGCGACCTTCTAATCTTtccacctcccaacccccacGCCGCACAGGCCCTCAGTAGTTCTGGCTCCTAAAAGGTTCCCACCGATACGGTTCACAAGTCAGTGGCAGGTCAGCGACTCTTAAGCAATCGCACTTTTATTTGTTCTCCCCGCCAGCTCTAAAAAGTATTAAAAGGCACTCTCCTTGCCTTCTCCCAAACCCAGACACCCCGGACCGCTGAAGCCCCTCGTGCCGGAAAAGCCAACTCACCCGCAGCCACTTGCGCGGGAGCCCTCGGACGTACTCTGGCCCTCCCCGCAGTCGCCACCGGCCGCGCCGCGGCCCGGGCTGACGACGAGTCCAGAAAGTCACCGGCGGTGACCGTGGACGCCAGGGGCgggccgcgccgcgccgcgccgccccGCGGAGGCGCCGCAAACTTTTCCCGGCTCGCAAGTTGCCGGGCTCGGCGGCCGCGGGCCGACTTCCTTCCCGGCTGCGGGAGCGAGGGGGCGCCCCTTCCCCGGGCGGGGGCCAAGCTGGCCGGGAGGGGCTGGGCGAGCCGAGGGACGGTCAAATAGGGGCCGGGGAGCGCAGGCGCCCGCACTCTGAGGCGCGCGGGGTCGAAGCCCGGCCGCATTGTCTCCGCGGCCTCGGACCCagccccggcggcggcggcacgGGCGGGCGCGGCCGGGAGTTGCCGTCCCGAATTTGCCGCCCCCTTTCGCCGCCGCCGCTCACCGCGTTCTTTGTGTGTCTCTCGCCGCCGCCCTCGGGTCGCTTCGCCGCTCTCCTGACAGCTGATGGGCTCGTCACGCTGGGTCCCGCGTCTTCCCAGCCGCCGCTAGCGAAGCCCGGCCCAAGGAGGACTGTGTAAGAGCGGTGACAGATGCTGTCTTAGAGCCGCCGCCGCCTGGGGATATCTGAAACTGCCCTCGGGGCAGCCGGCTACTAGCCCCGGTACCGCACTACTCCTTAGAGACCCTTTCCACGCCAGGACCCTCCCGTCCTCCCTCCGCGGCCGCCAGCCCAGCTCCGGCCGGGCACCGGGCGCCCTGCTCCGCAGCTGAGCGCGCTCGGTCAAGAATCCTGGGGAACCCGCTCCGCCCCCTGGCTCCCGCACCCTCCAATGATCTCGGCCTACGGGGGGCAGTTCCGTCCAATCAAGTGTCGGAAAGCCCGGCCAGTCCCCAAGAGTGTAGCCAATGGAACACGACTCCGGCAACACACCCGCCCTGATCCACTGGGAACAAACCGCTCAGAGACCTGAGGTGGGACCCAGATCCCGGCGCCCAGAGCAAGTCAAGTCCGGCCGGCCGGAGCTGTGTCACGAAGTGAGTCTATGGAGGCAGGTCTGGTCCTTAAATTACTGTATTGTAATAGAAGGTGTTGACGAAAATGGGAACGCTGGACGTACTGCTTTTGTAGGTCACCTCAATCCCTACTTTTAAACTCTTTTTCTGCCGAAAGTTCATGTGAAAGAAAACTGCACAAACACGTAGTAGCACTGTTGACTGTTCAAATTAAGGCCTTTACTTTTAGAACATTGCTTTAAAGCGTCTAACCGGACAGACAGTCCTCAGGTTGATGCATTTGTATTAATATTTGCCAGAACACCAGGTATCTGAAACAGAGGTTAGTTTCTATCCTGCTCTAAAACGCGGGTGATCATGGCactgccaacttttttttttcctaaaagaaaattgCACTCGAGTGAAAATGTAGTTTTATATACAAATCATCTGTAATGTGAACTTTATTTCTGTAACAAAGTCACACAGTGTCTTCAGTAGAGGTTGGATAAAATAGCTGAATAGAAAATTatcatatatagagagaaaggaCTTGAATAAACCACTTGCTATAAATGACTCTAGTTGTTAATCACAATACTTTGCAAGTAATAGTCACTCTATAGTTATTTATTTGATATGAATAGGATTCCTTAGCTATTGTTATTGTTGGTCATGTAAACTTTATTGAGCTCTTTATTGAAAGTGGACTACGCCGTGATGAAAACAGTTTTTGGTAACACATTTGCAAATGTTAAAATCAAATCACACTTATAACTGTTATGCCTTGCTTAGGCTTAGACCCCAAGTCTGAGTTTTGTCAAAAGATCCAGATTCTTGATTGAGCAAATCTCTTAATGGCTAACTGTTAACAAAACATCATATCCCTAACTCTGCATGCCTTATCAAGGTGCTTTGAGATCCACCTAGGCAGCATTTGTTAAGATTTTGTGAGATGTTGTACCAAGTGCACAGTAGCCTGaaatatgtttattctttttctgttttaccaATAAGCAAGTATCAAGGTACTTGCCTATGAGAAGCCCAGCAATATTTCCTCTGCACATTTTtccaatttgaaatattttttgatcCCATCATTTTTCCTATAACTTAAATATGAATGAAGCTCCAGCCTAATTCTAGAGCAAAGCAACATTcctaagttttgttttgtctttctttcttctttctttttctttttttaatggatatggttttaagagagaaatttaaTGTATCCTTTGACTGCCAGTGTGCATGGTTTTATGTAGAAGTTATTAATGGCTATGTCAAATTTATACCTATATAATCAAGTAACTTTTG
This window contains:
- the LOC123608595 gene encoding putative uncharacterized protein encoded by LINC00472; the encoded protein is MRPGFDPARLRVRAPALPGPYLTVPRLAQPLPASLAPARGRGAPSLPQPGRKSARGRRARQLASREKFAAPPRGGAARRGPPLASTVTAGDFLDSSSARAAARPVATAGRARVRPRAPAQVAAALESCCRRGIREEDNTGGDKSLWIQGKVIPLYSNY